In Thermospira aquatica, the following proteins share a genomic window:
- a CDS encoding transposase, which produces MIETKNILELFKPIVKEVLESMLKEEREIYLENNPPTKGNGFYERDLKTAFGELTAIRVPRTRDNGFKSALLPYRKRITEDLDALIRAMLISGMSTRKIAEVLKELYEIKISYANISRISQVGIEEIQKWRSRPLRRICRGISGCYGVSYQEIG; this is translated from the coding sequence ATGATTGAGACGAAGAATATTTTAGAGCTATTCAAACCAATTGTCAAGGAAGTATTAGAGAGTATGTTAAAAGAGGAAAGAGAGATTTACCTGGAAAACAATCCACCCACAAAAGGCAATGGCTTTTACGAAAGGGATTTAAAGACAGCTTTTGGCGAGCTTACAGCCATACGTGTTCCAAGAACAAGGGATAATGGATTTAAAAGTGCCCTTCTTCCCTATCGCAAACGCATCACAGAAGACTTAGATGCATTAATCAGGGCTATGTTGATATCAGGAATGTCAACAAGGAAGATAGCAGAAGTTTTAAAAGAGCTTTATGAAATAAAGATTTCTTATGCTAACATCTCAAGGATAAGCCAGGTAGGCATAGAAGAGATTCAGAAGTGGCGTAGTCGCCCTCTCAGAAGAATATGCCGTGGTATTTCTGGATGCTATGGTGTTTCCTATCAAGAGATAGGGTAG
- the rlmN gene encoding 23S rRNA (adenine(2503)-C(2))-methyltransferase RlmN produces MIKGWLSLSLEELRHHMTTLGQPPHRANQIWSWVWTKFITDIQKMTDLPQKWRDELSGELVLLPLTLIDSIQENESVKLLFETLDGHHIETVILKQDEATEETEDPRKRLTLCISSQAGCPLGCVFCATGKLGFSRNLEVDEILAQVILAERFIQEHPGLFGLTLTTPRKISNIVYMGMGEPFLNWDAVKKSISILTHPKGYNLGYRHITISTAGIIEGIRHFTEWNQPVRLAVSLHSPFRMGRERLIPISRSNSLDELIEVLREYQDATGRRITFEYILIAGVNDRLEDVEGLRKLLLPFKYVLNIIPYNPVPGIELETPSRGRVQTFFRFLREAGIHATLRKSRGKTIAAGCGQLGLLWENREVSL; encoded by the coding sequence GTGATAAAAGGCTGGCTTTCTCTTTCCCTTGAAGAACTCAGACACCACATGACTACATTGGGGCAACCTCCTCATCGAGCCAACCAGATATGGAGTTGGGTCTGGACAAAGTTTATCACCGACATACAAAAGATGACCGATCTGCCACAGAAGTGGCGGGACGAACTTTCCGGCGAGCTGGTGCTTTTGCCACTTACTCTTATCGATAGTATCCAGGAGAACGAAAGTGTGAAGCTTCTTTTTGAAACACTGGATGGCCATCACATTGAAACCGTGATTCTTAAACAGGATGAGGCTACAGAAGAAACCGAAGATCCTCGGAAACGTCTCACCCTCTGTATTTCGAGTCAAGCAGGATGCCCCCTGGGATGTGTTTTTTGCGCGACAGGAAAGCTTGGTTTCTCTCGTAACCTTGAGGTGGACGAGATCCTAGCCCAGGTTATTCTTGCTGAACGCTTTATCCAGGAACATCCCGGATTATTCGGCCTTACTCTTACCACTCCGAGAAAGATCTCTAACATAGTCTACATGGGCATGGGTGAACCCTTTCTCAATTGGGATGCAGTCAAAAAATCCATCTCTATTCTCACTCATCCCAAAGGATACAACCTCGGCTATCGTCACATCACGATTTCTACCGCCGGAATTATCGAGGGCATTCGTCATTTTACGGAGTGGAATCAACCTGTACGACTTGCCGTGTCTCTCCATTCTCCTTTTCGAATGGGAAGAGAACGTCTCATACCTATCTCTCGTTCAAACTCTCTGGATGAGCTTATAGAGGTTTTACGGGAGTACCAGGATGCCACAGGGAGACGAATCACCTTTGAATATATTTTGATCGCGGGAGTCAACGATCGCCTAGAGGATGTAGAGGGACTTAGAAAGCTTCTTCTCCCCTTCAAGTATGTACTGAATATCATCCCTTACAACCCTGTTCCGGGCATAGAGCTTGAAACCCCCTCCAGAGGAAGAGTCCAGACATTTTTTCGTTTTCTCCGTGAAGCAGGGATTCATGCCACTCTCCGCAAAAGCCGTGGCAAAACCATAGCCGCTGGCTGTGGACAACTCGGTCTTTTGTGGGAAAACAGAGAGGTGTCCCTCTAA
- a CDS encoding 4'-phosphopantetheinyl transferase family protein — MDIAILLLPEEQKRPHLSHYARNWAEMLLKAKTQENVVWAVDTYGKPFLASHPHIHFNLAHSGRIVLFGIAEEDIGVDVEFCRPREYSALAKRYFHPIEQAWASINWAERFYEIWTAKESYLKAIGIGIRKKLSSFSVIDENGKLLSPEGSWYFFPLEMGRIVPSYKGCVCTLRPEQPSSIQIWEIKENHFFLSQKIDKTEDFSVL, encoded by the coding sequence ATGGATATAGCCATTCTTCTTCTCCCCGAAGAACAAAAACGCCCCCATCTCTCCCATTATGCGAGAAACTGGGCTGAAATGCTTCTCAAGGCAAAGACACAAGAAAATGTTGTATGGGCAGTAGATACATACGGAAAACCTTTCCTTGCCTCTCATCCTCATATTCACTTTAACCTTGCTCATAGTGGCAGGATAGTTTTGTTCGGTATCGCCGAGGAAGATATCGGCGTTGATGTGGAGTTTTGCCGTCCGAGAGAGTATAGTGCACTCGCTAAACGTTATTTTCACCCCATTGAACAGGCCTGGGCATCCATAAACTGGGCGGAGAGATTTTACGAAATCTGGACCGCCAAAGAATCTTACCTCAAAGCTATAGGCATCGGTATCCGAAAAAAACTCTCCTCTTTTTCCGTGATCGATGAAAACGGAAAACTCCTCTCGCCCGAGGGGTCATGGTATTTTTTCCCGCTTGAGATGGGAAGAATTGTTCCTTCCTACAAGGGATGTGTATGCACACTCCGCCCAGAGCAACCTTCTTCCATACAGATCTGGGAAATAAAAGAAAATCACTTCTTTCTCTCTCAAAAGATTGACAAAACAGAAGATTTCTCTGTATTGTAA
- a CDS encoding flavodoxin family protein, whose translation MRTLVVLYSYDGNTAFIGKAIADAVGADLEILTIVQEKHHKGFMKYVWNGRAALMKEEPELAPLKHNVAEYDLIFLGTPVWAGTWAPAFNTFFNTTNLTGKKVACFYCHAGGAGSIEKRFRKQLIGSSLLGMKGFIEPLWHRNKNEQEEIARQWARTMVEIAQHDQRE comes from the coding sequence ATGCGCACGCTTGTAGTATTGTACTCATACGATGGTAATACAGCCTTCATAGGCAAAGCTATTGCCGATGCTGTTGGTGCAGATCTGGAAATTCTCACCATAGTACAAGAAAAGCACCACAAAGGATTTATGAAATACGTGTGGAATGGGAGAGCGGCTCTCATGAAAGAAGAACCAGAGCTTGCCCCCCTGAAACACAATGTGGCTGAGTACGACCTGATTTTTCTTGGAACACCTGTATGGGCAGGAACATGGGCACCGGCTTTTAATACTTTTTTTAACACAACTAACCTCACAGGGAAAAAAGTAGCGTGTTTTTATTGCCATGCAGGGGGAGCAGGCTCGATTGAAAAACGATTCCGGAAACAACTCATAGGATCGTCTCTTCTCGGGATGAAGGGTTTTATTGAACCCCTGTGGCATCGAAACAAAAACGAACAAGAAGAAATAGCCCGCCAATGGGCTCGAACGATGGTCGAAATTGCCCAACATGATCAAAGAGAGTAA
- the lpxD gene encoding UDP-3-O-(3-hydroxymyristoyl)glucosamine N-acyltransferase: MRLSEIANRLKLSYEGEDIEINGVSGLDHPVAGTIGFIENKRMVADAENSVIDAFIVPEGVTLRKPFLVAKEPKYTFSLVVEWFSPYKPYETGISPQAYVHPTAKLGKNVTILPFACIMEDVEIGENTIIYPHVFIGKGSRIGNNCVIKSGVKIDDLTTLGDRVIIHHNTVIGGDGFGYVVHDGKNVKIPQIGRIRIGNDVEIGACVTVDRAALGETVIEDDVKIDNLVQIAHNVHIGAHSIIVAQVGIAGSSSLGEGCILAGQVGVADHVKIHDRVVVMAQSGVEDKEVPSGKILFGTPARDFMEQKRILAAQLRLPELVKRVGEIEKRLGIERE; encoded by the coding sequence ATGAGATTGTCAGAAATTGCCAATCGTCTAAAGCTCTCCTATGAGGGAGAGGATATTGAGATAAATGGTGTCTCAGGACTGGATCATCCTGTTGCCGGAACCATTGGATTCATTGAAAACAAGCGGATGGTCGCCGATGCAGAAAACTCAGTAATCGACGCCTTCATTGTTCCAGAAGGGGTAACGCTTCGCAAACCTTTTCTTGTCGCAAAAGAACCAAAATACACCTTCTCTCTCGTTGTGGAATGGTTCTCCCCCTACAAGCCATACGAAACAGGGATCTCCCCTCAGGCGTATGTCCATCCCACAGCAAAGCTGGGGAAAAATGTCACAATCCTGCCTTTTGCCTGTATCATGGAAGATGTGGAAATCGGTGAAAACACTATCATCTATCCCCATGTTTTTATTGGCAAGGGTTCTCGCATCGGCAACAACTGTGTCATCAAAAGTGGTGTAAAGATCGATGATCTCACCACTCTTGGTGACAGGGTCATCATCCACCACAACACGGTCATTGGTGGCGATGGCTTTGGATACGTGGTTCATGATGGAAAAAATGTCAAGATCCCCCAGATCGGAAGGATCCGTATCGGAAATGACGTAGAGATTGGGGCATGTGTTACTGTAGACAGAGCTGCCCTTGGAGAAACCGTTATTGAAGATGATGTCAAGATTGATAACCTTGTTCAGATAGCCCACAATGTCCATATCGGCGCCCACTCCATCATCGTGGCTCAAGTAGGAATTGCGGGAAGCTCATCTCTTGGTGAGGGGTGTATCCTGGCTGGTCAGGTAGGAGTAGCTGATCATGTTAAGATCCATGATCGGGTAGTGGTGATGGCCCAAAGCGGCGTTGAAGATAAAGAAGTCCCCTCGGGCAAGATTCTTTTCGGTACGCCTGCCAGAGACTTTATGGAACAGAAGCGTATCCTTGCCGCTCAACTTCGTCTCCCTGAACTGGTAAAACGGGTTGGAGAAATCGAAAAGCGTTTAGGTATCGAACGGGAATGA
- a CDS encoding RluA family pseudouridine synthase, giving the protein MPTRVEFSAHEKGRLDKVVADYLQKEGYSLTRSSLKSQNIPIVVNGKPQKLSYVVSPGECITVDIPDPEPSELIPEPVDFEILYQDEHIAVINKPAGIVVHPAKGHTTGTLVHGLLYALQGNLSSVGGEQRPGIVHRLDKDTAGLMIVALTDQAHHKLTEDFKNHRIQKIYHTIVKGHPAPQGVVDAPIGRGPHDRKKMSIVPNGKPARSAYRVLEYLQDHAYVEVEIFTGRTHQIRVHMTSLGHPIAGDPLYSRHSQRYPLKGIALCAKFLAFSHPATGKLMEFSVPLPKDMEDLLQKLKKTP; this is encoded by the coding sequence ATGCCCACACGGGTAGAGTTTTCTGCACATGAAAAGGGACGACTTGACAAGGTAGTTGCCGACTATCTCCAGAAAGAAGGCTACTCCCTGACCAGAAGCAGTCTCAAATCTCAAAACATCCCCATCGTGGTCAACGGCAAACCCCAAAAACTCAGCTATGTGGTAAGTCCTGGTGAATGCATTACTGTTGATATTCCGGATCCTGAACCATCCGAACTCATCCCGGAGCCAGTAGATTTTGAAATTCTCTATCAGGATGAACACATTGCAGTGATCAACAAACCCGCCGGTATCGTCGTTCATCCAGCCAAAGGACATACAACAGGAACACTCGTTCATGGTCTTCTGTATGCTTTGCAGGGAAATCTCTCCTCCGTGGGAGGAGAACAACGTCCAGGCATCGTTCATCGTTTAGACAAGGACACTGCGGGACTCATGATTGTGGCTCTCACAGACCAGGCTCATCATAAACTCACTGAAGACTTCAAAAACCATCGCATTCAAAAGATCTACCATACCATTGTAAAAGGACATCCCGCCCCTCAGGGGGTTGTAGATGCACCCATCGGAAGAGGCCCTCACGACCGTAAAAAGATGTCTATTGTGCCCAATGGGAAACCTGCTCGCTCGGCATACCGCGTACTTGAGTATCTACAAGACCATGCCTATGTCGAGGTAGAGATCTTTACCGGTCGGACCCACCAGATCCGTGTCCATATGACCTCTCTTGGCCATCCCATCGCGGGAGATCCCCTCTACTCCCGGCATTCTCAACGGTATCCCCTGAAAGGTATCGCCCTCTGTGCAAAATTTCTTGCTTTCTCACATCCTGCAACAGGAAAACTTATGGAGTTTTCAGTACCACTCCCAAAAGATATGGAAGATCTTCTTCAAAAACTCAAAAAAACACCCTAA
- the rsmA gene encoding 16S rRNA (adenine(1518)-N(6)/adenine(1519)-N(6))-dimethyltransferase RsmA: MSWNPHRYSEIQRVLEENGLWLVRSRGQNYLIDKSIASRIVNMVPHDIPIFEVGCGLGSLTVLLPPRKVYALEIDHGIFRLVQSLIQDPGIHFLEGDFLTFDVQGLGEKRLFFLSNLPYSISGEALRRFIDIPCFEEGIVMVQKEFYERMIATEREKNYGVFTILIQSFLEVKQIFTVPKGCFFPIPSVDSVVIHISKKNPVMDTSPQHYEKLQQAFRSFLLEAFGSKRKTILNNLKRTREEKNLLEAFHTLEIAQTSRPEEIPTEKWQKLFLMVGEKPWI, translated from the coding sequence ATGAGCTGGAATCCTCACCGATATAGTGAAATTCAGCGGGTACTCGAGGAAAACGGTTTATGGCTTGTTAGGTCTCGAGGACAAAACTATCTCATCGATAAAAGTATCGCTTCCCGTATTGTCAACATGGTGCCTCATGATATTCCAATCTTTGAGGTAGGGTGTGGTCTGGGATCTCTTACTGTTCTTCTTCCACCACGAAAGGTGTATGCTCTGGAGATAGACCATGGTATCTTTCGTCTTGTCCAATCGCTCATCCAGGACCCGGGGATCCATTTTCTCGAAGGGGATTTTCTTACTTTTGATGTCCAGGGCCTGGGAGAGAAAAGGCTTTTTTTCCTCTCCAATCTACCCTACAGTATCTCCGGGGAAGCTCTCCGACGTTTCATTGACATCCCCTGCTTTGAAGAAGGAATTGTCATGGTACAAAAAGAGTTTTATGAGCGGATGATTGCCACAGAGAGAGAAAAAAACTATGGGGTGTTTACGATTCTCATCCAGAGCTTTCTTGAGGTGAAACAGATCTTTACGGTGCCAAAGGGTTGTTTTTTCCCCATCCCCTCGGTAGATTCTGTTGTTATCCACATTTCCAAAAAAAATCCTGTGATGGATACCTCCCCACAACACTACGAAAAACTCCAGCAAGCATTTCGATCCTTCTTGCTGGAGGCATTTGGTTCGAAGAGAAAAACCATCCTCAACAATCTCAAACGCACAAGAGAGGAAAAAAATCTTCTGGAGGCTTTTCATACGCTCGAAATTGCTCAAACCAGCCGTCCCGAAGAAATTCCGACAGAGAAGTGGCAGAAACTGTTCCTTATGGTAGGAGAGAAGCCATGGATATAG
- a CDS encoding inorganic pyrophosphatase gives MKKLTPYCVFRAHPWHGIAIGDDAPKTIPAYIELVPSDTVKYELDKETGILKVDRPQLYSSVPPMLYGFIPQTLCAEKIAEFCQEKTNRSGIVGDMDPLDICVLSEKTLFHGDILLHARPIGGIRMIDHGEADDKIVAVLLKDAVYDSYQDIYDLPPLLLDRIVHYFLTYKNAPDNTDNQCEVTHVYGQNEAHEVIRRSHEDYLTHYQKSIEASKAWRQE, from the coding sequence TTGAAAAAACTTACCCCCTACTGTGTTTTTCGTGCCCATCCATGGCACGGTATTGCTATTGGAGATGACGCTCCAAAAACTATCCCGGCCTACATAGAGCTTGTTCCGTCTGATACCGTGAAATACGAACTTGACAAGGAAACAGGCATACTCAAGGTGGATAGACCCCAGCTCTATTCCAGCGTCCCGCCGATGTTGTATGGTTTCATTCCTCAAACCCTTTGCGCCGAAAAAATCGCAGAGTTCTGCCAGGAAAAAACCAACCGATCAGGTATCGTGGGGGATATGGATCCCCTGGATATTTGTGTGCTTTCTGAAAAGACTCTCTTTCATGGAGACATCCTCCTTCATGCCAGACCAATCGGAGGTATCCGAATGATCGACCACGGGGAAGCCGATGACAAGATCGTTGCCGTTCTCCTCAAAGATGCCGTGTACGATAGCTACCAGGATATTTACGATCTTCCACCTCTTCTTCTTGATCGCATTGTTCACTATTTTCTGACCTACAAAAATGCCCCCGACAATACGGACAACCAGTGCGAAGTTACCCATGTTTACGGGCAAAATGAAGCCCATGAGGTCATTCGCCGTTCTCATGAAGACTATCTCACTCACTACCAGAAATCCATCGAAGCATCAAAAGCATGGAGGCAAGAGTGA
- a CDS encoding PhoH family protein: protein MAKKKKTFILDTNVVLYDPMAIFSFQEHDVVIPITLLEEVDNFKKGNEIIHFNARQFSRELDTIFKDVSLGKPAKLPGGGTLRIETRVYPPESLREVFWEDKPDHRILACAYFMARELSSPVIIVSKDINLRMKARAMGILAEDYETGKVKNIEELYTGKRTIENVDETLLYTLQKEKNLPPDFFVLDPPPLPNEFFVFRNHQKSILATYSPFLPGWKLIEKHACYGISPRNAEQAFALHALTDPNIQLVTLAGKAGTGKTLMALAGALACAGAYRQVLLARPIIPLSNRDMGYLPGSVEEKLDPYMQPLYDNLAVIQHQFDEESKEAVELEAMLDDERLKITPLAYIRGRSLPRIYFIVDEAQNLTPHEVKTIITRAGEGTKIVFTGDPYQIDTPYLDSRSNGLSFLIDRMKGVSLYAHVTLEKGERSLLAEVASNLL from the coding sequence ATGGCAAAAAAGAAAAAAACCTTTATCCTTGATACCAACGTTGTTCTTTACGATCCTATGGCGATCTTCTCTTTTCAGGAGCATGATGTTGTGATTCCTATTACTCTCCTTGAAGAGGTAGATAACTTCAAAAAGGGAAATGAGATTATTCATTTCAATGCACGCCAGTTTAGCCGGGAGCTGGACACGATTTTCAAAGACGTATCTCTCGGGAAACCTGCAAAACTTCCTGGTGGGGGGACACTCCGGATCGAAACCCGTGTCTATCCTCCTGAATCTTTGAGAGAGGTTTTCTGGGAGGATAAACCGGATCATCGGATTTTGGCGTGTGCTTATTTTATGGCTCGAGAGCTCTCTTCTCCTGTTATTATTGTTTCCAAGGATATCAATCTTCGTATGAAGGCAAGGGCTATGGGGATCCTTGCTGAGGACTATGAGACAGGCAAGGTGAAAAACATCGAAGAGCTGTATACCGGGAAAAGAACTATTGAAAATGTGGATGAGACACTCCTCTACACCCTTCAAAAAGAGAAAAATCTTCCCCCTGATTTTTTCGTACTAGATCCGCCTCCACTTCCGAACGAGTTTTTTGTTTTTAGAAATCATCAAAAAAGTATTCTTGCCACGTATTCTCCGTTTTTACCAGGATGGAAACTTATTGAAAAGCATGCATGCTATGGCATATCTCCGAGAAACGCAGAACAGGCTTTTGCCCTTCATGCCCTGACGGATCCCAATATTCAGCTTGTGACGCTTGCAGGCAAGGCAGGGACAGGCAAAACCCTCATGGCTCTGGCCGGAGCCCTCGCATGTGCGGGAGCATACAGACAAGTCCTTCTTGCACGGCCTATTATCCCCCTCTCCAATCGAGATATGGGGTATCTTCCTGGTTCCGTGGAGGAGAAACTTGATCCCTACATGCAACCGCTGTATGATAATCTTGCTGTTATTCAGCATCAGTTTGATGAGGAGAGTAAAGAAGCCGTCGAGCTTGAGGCGATGCTTGATGATGAAAGGCTTAAGATTACTCCTCTAGCCTATATTCGGGGGAGAAGTCTTCCCAGGATTTACTTTATTGTAGATGAGGCCCAAAATCTTACTCCTCATGAGGTGAAAACGATCATCACCCGTGCCGGTGAGGGAACCAAGATCGTCTTTACCGGAGATCCTTACCAGATAGATACTCCCTATCTTGATTCGAGGAGTAATGGGCTTTCTTTCCTTATTGATAGGATGAAGGGGGTTTCTCTCTATGCCCATGTTACCCTCGAGAAAGGGGAACGTTCCCTTCTTGCCGAGGTGGCTTCCAATCTTTTGTAA